One genomic window of Mucilaginibacter sp. SJ includes the following:
- a CDS encoding AraC family transcriptional regulator yields the protein MIKASYEVLQPTNTQSFLVRKFDKLAFDAPYHFHEEYELTCIISGTGKRYVGSHMEDFASGDLVLLGSNLPHCWKLEPNETVLREASAVVIQFNDAFLGEEFFNKFELQLIKKLFQQSGCGVSFYGETRTEVNKLLLSLVEEKSNFRMLIGLLEILHRMASSEEYVLLDQHRIIGERSNTERERINPVFAYLVENFRKHVSLDKAAGIANMTPNAFCKYFKKVTRKTFMETIIEYRLNYAIQQLVQTDKPISEISYESGFGDVSHFYKMFKAKMNLSPLNYRKRFMRNLAGDKKLSA from the coding sequence ATGATAAAAGCGTCGTACGAAGTTCTTCAGCCTACAAATACACAATCATTTCTTGTACGGAAATTTGATAAGCTGGCATTTGATGCCCCCTATCATTTTCACGAGGAATATGAATTGACATGTATTATCAGCGGCACCGGCAAACGCTATGTTGGCAGCCACATGGAAGATTTTGCGTCCGGCGATCTGGTATTGCTTGGTTCCAACCTGCCGCATTGCTGGAAACTTGAGCCAAATGAAACAGTGCTTCGCGAGGCAAGCGCCGTGGTGATCCAGTTTAATGATGCTTTTTTGGGCGAGGAATTTTTTAACAAATTTGAGCTTCAGCTCATCAAAAAACTTTTTCAGCAAAGCGGGTGCGGGGTGTCATTTTATGGCGAAACGCGTACCGAGGTTAACAAACTGCTGCTTAGCCTGGTTGAAGAGAAAAGCAATTTCAGGATGCTGATAGGTTTGCTTGAGATCCTGCACCGTATGGCTTCATCAGAAGAGTACGTGCTGCTCGATCAGCACCGGATCATAGGCGAGCGCTCAAATACCGAACGTGAGCGCATTAACCCGGTATTTGCTTACCTGGTTGAAAATTTCAGAAAACACGTATCATTAGATAAAGCGGCCGGTATTGCCAATATGACCCCGAATGCTTTTTGCAAATACTTTAAAAAAGTTACCCGCAAAACATTCATGGAAACTATAATTGAGTATCGCCTTAATTATGCCATACAACAACTGGTGCAAACAGATAAGCCTATTTCAGAGATCTCCTATGAGAGTGGCTTTGGCGACGTATCGCATTTTTATAAAATGTTTAAAGCCAAAATGAACCTGAGCCCGCTTAATTACCGCAAAAGGTTTATGCGCAACCTGGCCGGCGATAAAAAGCTATCAGCGTAA
- a CDS encoding phytanoyl-CoA dioxygenase family protein translates to MDTQIAHLPSLDNFIKLSNHNIKEFREKGHTLVHEVLTKDEIAAYRPVIVGAADRYNTEKRKLDERDTYGKAFLQIMNLWRVDEDVKTFVMAKRLAKIAADLMGVENVRIYHDQALFKEPGGGPTPWHQDQYYWPIDTNNTVTLWMPLVDIDVNMGMLTFASGSYVNGAVFNHEISDESESAFDEYVKEKGFEITRAQTMKAGDATWHRGFTIHNAPGNNSNKMREIMTIIYVADGARVTPYKNEWQKNDHHKWLMGKPIGDLIDSELNPKLL, encoded by the coding sequence ATGGATACCCAGATCGCTCATTTACCGTCACTTGATAATTTTATAAAACTATCCAATCACAATATTAAGGAATTTCGTGAAAAAGGCCATACCCTTGTACACGAAGTGCTTACAAAAGATGAAATTGCAGCCTATCGCCCAGTAATTGTTGGCGCGGCCGACAGGTACAACACCGAAAAGCGCAAACTGGACGAACGGGACACTTACGGAAAAGCCTTTTTACAGATCATGAACCTTTGGCGGGTTGATGAGGATGTTAAAACGTTTGTAATGGCCAAACGCCTGGCCAAAATTGCCGCCGACCTGATGGGGGTTGAAAACGTACGCATTTATCATGACCAGGCCTTATTTAAAGAACCCGGCGGTGGCCCTACCCCATGGCACCAGGACCAGTACTACTGGCCTATCGATACCAACAACACGGTAACCCTTTGGATGCCGCTGGTTGATATTGACGTAAACATGGGCATGCTAACCTTCGCCTCGGGCTCATACGTTAACGGCGCTGTATTTAACCATGAAATTTCTGACGAATCGGAATCGGCGTTTGATGAGTATGTGAAAGAGAAAGGATTTGAGATAACCCGCGCCCAAACTATGAAGGCCGGCGACGCAACCTGGCACCGGGGCTTCACCATCCACAATGCCCCCGGCAACAACTCAAACAAAATGCGCGAGATCATGACCATCATTTATGTAGCCGATGGTGCCCGCGTTACCCCTTACAAAAACGAATGGCAAAAAAATGATCACCATAAATGGCTGATGGGTAAACCAATCGGGGATCTGATTGACTCGGAGTTGAACCCGAAGCTGCTATGA
- a CDS encoding L-histidine N(alpha)-methyltransferase: MNQAFTPTAVNCDISAENRQFYADVVAGLQAEPKHLNSKYFYDANGDKLFQELMNCPEYYPTNCELEIFSEKTAEICDALIAGGDAFDLIELGAGDATKSSYLLKYLLNKKADFTYLPIDISDNVISYLNITLPVTLPGLKITGLNGEYFEMLKKAAAISPRRKVVLFLGSNIGNMPLNGAIDFCRELRNNLSEGDMVLIGMDLKKDPRVILAAYNDKDGITREFNLNLLRRINRELHANFDISKFEHYPTYDPETGACKSYLISLEDQQVSIGNEKIDFRKDEYIYMEISQKFTLMQTDQIAINTGFQPVGQFFDTKKWFIDAVWVAA; the protein is encoded by the coding sequence ATGAACCAAGCCTTTACACCAACAGCCGTAAATTGTGACATAAGCGCCGAAAACAGGCAGTTTTATGCCGACGTTGTGGCGGGGTTGCAGGCGGAGCCAAAGCACCTCAATTCAAAGTATTTTTATGATGCCAATGGCGATAAGCTGTTTCAGGAGCTCATGAACTGCCCTGAATATTATCCAACCAATTGCGAGCTGGAGATCTTTTCAGAAAAAACTGCCGAAATCTGCGATGCGTTGATTGCCGGTGGCGATGCTTTTGACCTGATAGAGCTTGGTGCCGGCGATGCCACAAAATCCTCTTACCTGCTTAAATATCTGCTGAATAAAAAAGCTGATTTTACTTATTTGCCTATTGATATCTCAGATAATGTAATATCATATCTCAATATAACCCTGCCCGTAACTTTGCCCGGCTTAAAGATCACCGGACTAAATGGCGAATATTTTGAGATGCTGAAAAAGGCCGCCGCTATTTCACCAAGGCGTAAAGTGGTGCTGTTTTTAGGTTCAAACATTGGCAATATGCCACTTAACGGAGCGATTGACTTTTGCCGCGAATTAAGAAATAACCTGTCAGAAGGAGACATGGTACTGATTGGCATGGACCTGAAAAAAGATCCGCGAGTTATCCTTGCAGCTTATAATGACAAAGATGGTATTACCCGCGAGTTTAATCTCAACCTGCTTCGTCGCATTAACCGCGAGCTGCATGCTAATTTTGATATAAGCAAGTTTGAACACTATCCAACCTACGATCCTGAAACCGGGGCGTGCAAAAGTTACCTCATTAGTTTAGAGGATCAGCAGGTGAGCATCGGGAACGAAAAAATAGATTTCAGGAAGGATGAATACATCTACATGGAGATCTCCCAAAAGTTTACCCTTATGCAAACCGATCAGATAGCCATAAACACAGGCTTTCAGCCGGTAGGCCAGTTTTTTGATACCAAAAAATGGTTTATTGACGCGGTTTGGGTAGCGGCGTGA
- the egtB gene encoding ergothioneine biosynthesis protein EgtB — translation MDLIARYKEVRQRTEKICSYLQTEDYVVQPVVDVSPPKWHIGHVTWFFETFILKPYFMGYKEYNPDYNFVFNSYYETVGTRVIRTDRGNLSRPTVIEIYSYRKYVDEAMEGFLCGEVSDDVKELLILGFNHEEQHQELLMTDIKFILGHNPLFPAYNKNYTAPRIDEGEDDAFISMDEGIYEIGFNGDGFCFDNELNRHKVYLNAYEISPKLVTNAEYQEFINSGGYHDFRHWHAEGWDWVKTNKVEAPLYWHLVDNEWHNYTYHGLEPLHLKDPVTHISYFEAYAYASWKGLRLPTEFEWEAASSKFNWGRRWEWTESSYLPYPGFAKAPGAIGEYNGKFMVNQKVLRGASEVTPPGHSRATYRNFFQTNLRWQFTGIRLAR, via the coding sequence ATGGATTTAATAGCCCGGTACAAAGAGGTACGCCAACGTACAGAAAAAATTTGCTCGTATTTGCAAACCGAAGACTATGTGGTACAGCCTGTGGTGGACGTTAGTCCGCCTAAATGGCATATCGGGCACGTTACCTGGTTTTTTGAAACGTTTATCCTTAAGCCCTACTTCATGGGTTACAAGGAATATAATCCTGATTATAACTTCGTTTTTAATAGCTACTACGAAACTGTAGGCACACGCGTGATCCGTACCGACCGCGGCAACCTGAGCCGCCCAACGGTTATTGAAATTTACAGTTACCGTAAATATGTTGACGAGGCCATGGAGGGCTTTTTATGCGGCGAAGTAAGCGACGATGTTAAAGAACTCCTTATTCTCGGTTTTAACCACGAAGAGCAGCACCAGGAGCTTTTAATGACCGATATTAAATTCATACTGGGCCATAATCCGTTGTTTCCTGCCTATAATAAAAATTATACAGCGCCTCGTATTGATGAAGGGGAGGATGATGCTTTTATCAGCATGGATGAAGGCATTTATGAAATAGGCTTTAACGGCGATGGATTTTGTTTTGATAATGAACTCAACCGGCATAAAGTATACCTCAATGCCTATGAAATAAGTCCCAAACTGGTAACCAATGCCGAATACCAGGAGTTTATTAACAGCGGCGGTTATCATGATTTCCGGCACTGGCATGCCGAAGGCTGGGATTGGGTAAAAACCAATAAGGTTGAAGCTCCGTTGTATTGGCACTTGGTAGATAATGAATGGCATAACTATACCTATCACGGCTTAGAGCCGCTGCATTTAAAAGATCCCGTTACACATATCAGCTATTTTGAAGCCTATGCTTACGCTTCGTGGAAGGGCTTGAGATTGCCAACGGAGTTTGAATGGGAAGCGGCATCCTCGAAATTTAACTGGGGGCGCCGCTGGGAATGGACTGAAAGTTCCTACCTTCCTTACCCGGGTTTTGCCAAAGCGCCGGGTGCCATAGGCGAATACAATGGCAAGTTTATGGTTAATCAGAAAGTGCTGCGCGGCGCGTCAGAAGTTACGCCTCCGGGTCATAGTCGTGCAACTTATCGCAATTTTTTTCAGACAAATTTACGATGGCAATTTACTGGCATAAGACTTGCGAGGTAA
- a CDS encoding ABC transporter permease/substrate-binding protein produces MNEQQQTLWQFMQQQAGKLQEQTLQHIGLTFISLCIAVLVGLPLGILIVRKKQLSGIVLGIAGVLQTIPSIALLGFMIPLLGIGPKPAIVALLLYALLPIIRNTYTGILGVDASVKEAAVAMGMSKWQILFKVELPLAMPVIFAGIRTATVINVGVATLASLIAAGGLGEFIFGGISLNNTNMILAGAIPSALLAVIFDLLLSMVQKVSFKKLKRVVYVFPVLLVVFCLFYIIPAKSKGKLTAGFTPEFMGRQDGDLGLRSKYGLKIHTIVISDAVMYKAAFEKHLDVISGYSTDGRLKAYDLVVLDDDKHIFPPYYAAPIVRDDVLKKFPDLEPTLNLLSGKINDSVMTVLNYRTDYLHQSPERVAKDFLVANKLWRPERGGSDGIVRIGSKIFGEQYILANMYSMLIKGYTDHDVSTKTGLGGTKICFDALTNNQIDFYPEYTGTGLLAILQASPKTVNEVTVNRDSTYNYVQHQFESRYQIKWLKPIGFNNAYALMMRQQQARQLGIKTISNLKQFLDKK; encoded by the coding sequence ATGAATGAGCAACAGCAAACTTTATGGCAGTTTATGCAGCAGCAGGCCGGCAAGTTGCAGGAGCAAACACTGCAGCATATCGGGCTTACTTTTATTTCGTTGTGCATAGCTGTATTGGTTGGCTTGCCGCTGGGCATTCTTATCGTTCGTAAAAAACAATTATCAGGCATAGTTTTAGGGATTGCAGGGGTATTACAAACTATCCCCAGTATAGCCCTGCTTGGTTTCATGATCCCGCTTTTGGGGATCGGCCCTAAGCCAGCCATTGTTGCATTATTGCTATATGCACTTTTACCCATTATCCGCAACACCTACACGGGCATTTTAGGGGTTGATGCGTCGGTTAAAGAAGCTGCTGTTGCTATGGGGATGAGCAAATGGCAAATACTGTTTAAGGTAGAATTGCCCCTGGCTATGCCGGTAATATTTGCGGGCATCCGTACCGCTACGGTGATCAACGTAGGTGTGGCAACGCTGGCTTCGCTCATTGCAGCCGGTGGTTTGGGCGAGTTTATTTTCGGTGGGATCTCACTTAATAATACCAATATGATCCTGGCGGGAGCAATCCCATCGGCCTTGCTTGCTGTTATTTTTGATTTATTACTGTCGATGGTGCAGAAGGTCAGCTTTAAAAAGCTTAAACGGGTGGTATATGTATTTCCGGTATTGCTGGTAGTATTCTGCCTGTTCTATATCATCCCGGCCAAATCAAAAGGAAAGCTTACCGCGGGCTTTACGCCCGAGTTTATGGGCCGCCAGGATGGCGACCTCGGCCTTAGGAGCAAATACGGCTTAAAGATCCATACTATCGTAATCAGTGATGCTGTAATGTATAAGGCTGCATTTGAAAAGCACCTGGATGTAATTAGTGGCTATTCAACCGATGGCAGGCTAAAAGCTTACGATTTGGTTGTACTGGATGATGATAAGCACATTTTTCCGCCATACTATGCGGCGCCAATTGTGCGCGATGATGTCCTGAAAAAATTTCCTGACCTTGAGCCGACATTAAATCTGCTTTCGGGCAAAATAAATGATTCAGTCATGACGGTTTTAAATTACCGTACCGACTATCTTCACCAAAGCCCCGAGCGTGTTGCTAAGGATTTTTTGGTTGCCAATAAATTATGGCGACCCGAGCGGGGCGGGAGCGATGGCATAGTGCGGATAGGTTCAAAGATATTTGGTGAACAATACATCCTGGCCAATATGTACAGCATGCTGATAAAGGGTTATACAGATCATGATGTATCAACCAAAACAGGCCTTGGCGGCACCAAAATTTGTTTTGACGCGCTAACCAATAACCAGATAGATTTTTACCCCGAATACACGGGGACGGGTTTGCTGGCTATTTTACAGGCATCGCCAAAAACGGTTAATGAGGTAACAGTAAACAGGGATAGCACATACAATTATGTACAACACCAGTTTGAAAGCAGGTATCAAATTAAATGGCTTAAACCCATTGGTTTTAACAACGCTTACGCTTTAATGATGCGGCAGCAGCAGGCCAGGCAATTGGGTATTAAAACAATTTCAAACTTAAAACAGTTTTTGGATAAGAAATAA
- a CDS encoding ABC transporter ATP-binding protein yields the protein MIKVDKVSKYFGGVKAVDGVSFEVGEQENLILLGTSGCGKTTTLKMINRLIEPTSGIIYMNDKNIMEQQPENLRRGIGYVLQNNGLFPHYTVAQNIAVVPNLLKWDKQKTEKRTAELMEKLHLDASYLNIYPNELSGGQQQRIGLARALVSDPPVLLMDEPFGALDNVTRSKIHAEFKALDELKRKTIIMVTHDVQEAFELGDRICLMDKGKIVQSGTPAQLLFNPVNDFVKDFLKHQRLQLEFKAIKLIDLWELLPELNKEAKASSFEAGINLWEALESFKFNNGETINISKDQNQIKTVSFEQLMTAFYQYKNHQAHE from the coding sequence ATGATCAAGGTTGATAAGGTAAGCAAATATTTTGGTGGGGTTAAAGCAGTTGATGGGGTATCTTTCGAGGTAGGGGAGCAGGAGAACCTCATTTTGTTGGGCACCAGCGGCTGCGGTAAAACCACCACGCTAAAAATGATCAACCGGCTTATTGAGCCAACAAGCGGCATAATCTACATGAATGATAAAAACATCATGGAGCAGCAGCCTGAAAACCTGCGCCGCGGAATTGGCTACGTATTGCAAAATAACGGCTTGTTTCCTCATTATACGGTTGCTCAAAATATAGCGGTTGTTCCTAACCTGTTAAAATGGGATAAGCAGAAAACTGAAAAGCGCACGGCCGAGCTAATGGAAAAACTCCACCTCGATGCTTCGTATCTGAACATTTACCCTAACGAATTGAGCGGTGGCCAGCAGCAGCGCATTGGTTTGGCAAGAGCATTGGTGTCGGATCCGCCGGTGTTGCTGATGGATGAGCCTTTTGGCGCGCTGGATAATGTAACCCGCTCAAAAATTCATGCCGAATTTAAAGCCCTCGATGAGCTGAAGCGCAAAACCATCATCATGGTAACGCATGACGTGCAGGAAGCTTTTGAACTGGGTGACAGGATCTGCCTGATGGATAAAGGAAAAATTGTACAGTCGGGCACACCTGCTCAATTGCTTTTTAATCCTGTCAATGATTTTGTAAAGGATTTTCTGAAACATCAGCGGTTGCAGCTGGAATTTAAGGCGATTAAACTGATTGACCTTTGGGAGTTGTTACCAGAGTTGAACAAAGAAGCAAAAGCTTCGTCATTTGAAGCTGGTATTAACCTGTGGGAAGCCCTGGAGAGTTTTAAATTTAATAACGGCGAAACCATTAATATCAGCAAAGATCAAAACCAGATTAAAACTGTAAGCTTTGAACAACTGATGACGGCCTTTTATCAATATAAAAACCATCAGGCCCATGAATGA